Proteins encoded by one window of Cellvibrio sp. KY-GH-1:
- a CDS encoding BPSL0067 family protein, whose translation MKTGLTKFTNSEGYHECVFFPQQGSSSGHTSNGNAGGVPTKNTPEGTWIATFVNGKFKGHVGSFVSMDSKGNISMVDQHNKSGPKRNGAVHEYTYTNKPDSPNNYISNDASNYRIVLW comes from the coding sequence ATGAAAACTGGGCTTACTAAATTTACAAATAGTGAGGGTTACCATGAGTGTGTATTTTTCCCTCAGCAAGGTAGTAGTTCTGGACATACTTCAAACGGGAACGCTGGCGGTGTTCCAACAAAAAACACCCCCGAAGGTACATGGATTGCTACATTTGTAAATGGAAAATTTAAAGGGCACGTTGGTTCATTTGTCAGCATGGATTCCAAGGGGAATATAAGTATGGTTGACCAACATAACAAGTCCGGACCAAAAAGGAATGGTGCTGTTCACGAGTATACATACACAAATAAACCGGATTCGCCTAACAATTATATAAGCAATGACGCAAGTAACTATCGTATCGTTTTGTGGTGA
- a CDS encoding STY0301 family protein: MKNLTFLTFMFVSSYACANGMEYECPHDIVVVQEHQGAAASQFEVSNTNGRHELISGYVGYYTSDTKKGDKSSLIYRVAGISADEVNESHSLSAQRYLIDKEFFGERKARFFCIYEDTSVTLSVLIPLNVKECVMSVKEKDPALSQAGFVKFECVK; this comes from the coding sequence ATGAAAAATTTAACTTTTCTAACGTTTATGTTTGTATCGTCTTATGCTTGTGCAAATGGTATGGAGTATGAGTGCCCGCATGATATTGTTGTTGTTCAAGAGCATCAGGGCGCGGCTGCCTCTCAATTTGAGGTAAGTAATACCAATGGGCGGCATGAGTTAATAAGCGGGTATGTAGGCTACTATACAAGTGACACAAAAAAAGGAGATAAATCTTCTCTAATTTATAGAGTCGCTGGCATCTCGGCGGATGAGGTTAATGAAAGTCATTCTTTAAGTGCACAGCGATACCTAATCGATAAAGAGTTTTTTGGTGAAAGAAAAGCGAGATTCTTTTGTATATATGAAGACACATCAGTCACGTTAAGTGTTCTGATACCATTAAACGTAAAAGAATGTGTTATGTCTGTTAAGGAAAAAGATCCTGCTTTAAGTCAGGCGGGTTTTGTGAAATTCGAGTGTGTAAAATAG
- a CDS encoding DUF6445 family protein — protein sequence MNLHPNFSYQVDYVGNEQSPVLIVDHFLSEPDSLIDYCVENSQFNSLDKFYPGVRSPAPNLYVQILYHHLHKIIYDIFSLKEGMVKTVKSDFSMVVSDPFQLSINQRVPHFDSVNEHDLAAVHYLCGSAFGGTSLYRHRATGYESVTDARLPRYSAILKEELSVGEYPKAYMNGDNDFFERVKSYEAEYNRIIVYPCKCLHSGNISSDFAFEKNPRKGRLTLNTFIGV from the coding sequence ATGAATTTGCATCCGAATTTCAGCTACCAGGTGGATTATGTTGGTAATGAGCAATCGCCAGTGCTTATTGTTGACCATTTCTTAAGTGAGCCAGATAGCCTTATTGATTACTGTGTTGAGAATAGCCAGTTCAATAGTCTCGATAAGTTTTATCCCGGCGTAAGGTCGCCTGCGCCCAATCTCTATGTGCAAATTCTTTATCACCACTTGCATAAAATAATCTATGACATATTTAGCCTGAAAGAGGGTATGGTAAAGACCGTGAAGTCTGACTTCTCAATGGTTGTCAGCGATCCGTTTCAGTTAAGTATTAATCAGCGTGTGCCACACTTTGATTCCGTTAACGAACATGACTTGGCGGCGGTACATTATTTGTGTGGTTCGGCGTTTGGCGGAACCTCACTGTACCGCCATCGAGCGACCGGGTATGAATCAGTGACCGACGCTCGACTGCCCCGCTATTCGGCGATATTGAAGGAGGAGTTATCGGTAGGTGAGTATCCTAAAGCCTATATGAATGGCGACAATGATTTTTTTGAGCGGGTGAAATCATACGAAGCCGAATACAACCGAATTATTGTTTATCCTTGCAAATGTTTGCACTCGGGTAATATTTCTTCTGATTTTGCGTTTGAAAAAAATCCTCGCAAAGGTCGACTTACCCTAAATACATTTATCGGTGTTTGA
- a CDS encoding type II toxin-antitoxin system RelE/ParE family toxin, translating to MKIEWTEPAELDLGDIYTYIARDVPFYAEQFVDRIVETVDLLREQPLMGREVPEAERTDVREMIFQNYRIMYLAKTDYLYILAVIHGSRDLTRMDHKPWEVL from the coding sequence ATGAAAATTGAATGGACTGAACCGGCCGAACTGGATTTAGGCGATATCTATACCTATATAGCCCGTGATGTACCCTTTTATGCAGAGCAGTTTGTTGACCGGATTGTCGAAACGGTAGATCTGCTGCGTGAGCAACCATTAATGGGGCGCGAAGTGCCCGAAGCTGAACGCACCGATGTGCGGGAAATGATATTTCAAAACTACCGCATTATGTATTTAGCGAAGACCGACTACCTGTATATCCTGGCGGTAATTCATGGCAGCCGGGATTTAACGAGAATGGATCATAAACCTTGGGAAGTGTTGTAG
- a CDS encoding tryptophan 7-halogenase, producing MNFEKIAIVGNGLSAWMITALMAKQLRHTKTKITLHVGVEAEITTELQSPLPLFESFLRAIEVSPDLLTEKANFHPKLGTAFLFNDKPPFFHVWGQYGAPIGPIEFHQVLMRFGLMGETADLNKLSLGAASILAGKFQKPTPNSQSINSTYESSWSFETAVFVNVLKSISSAMGVEVNGDRVSKVEVGDACVVWDESDRPHEYSYLINTIPDLIGGSHAYESWFPGLPFTLRAQSKTKNTLSPLVNKVKVIDSATWLCEITHRNLAVLNVYQFEKQDMGSNYVHKSPRSPKCLNFGPAMANLCSPLFSAIDLNSIASTLLLRYFPAPTDGTAVVGEFNAVLRSAFENLRDLTQLCVNQLFLRECHEEAKIPLSPQAEYKSNLFKARGRYPFLESEFFKTEWQVWLLLGLGFEYGGVEPMVSSIKDDAIREHISKVENSVMRSLSAMPKLN from the coding sequence ATGAATTTTGAAAAAATTGCCATTGTAGGTAATGGGCTTTCGGCGTGGATGATAACTGCACTTATGGCGAAGCAGTTACGCCATACTAAGACCAAAATAACTTTGCATGTAGGTGTAGAAGCTGAGATAACTACCGAGCTACAGTCACCCCTGCCACTATTTGAATCTTTTTTGAGGGCGATTGAAGTTTCGCCGGATTTGTTAACTGAGAAGGCGAATTTTCATCCCAAGCTGGGAACAGCTTTTCTGTTTAATGATAAACCTCCTTTTTTTCACGTGTGGGGGCAGTATGGTGCTCCGATTGGACCTATTGAATTTCATCAAGTGCTAATGAGGTTTGGCTTGATGGGTGAAACCGCGGACTTAAACAAGTTGTCTCTAGGGGCTGCGTCGATTTTAGCGGGAAAATTTCAAAAACCCACGCCAAACTCTCAGTCAATTAATTCAACCTATGAATCCTCGTGGTCGTTCGAGACTGCAGTATTCGTGAATGTTTTAAAATCAATCTCAAGCGCGATGGGAGTTGAAGTTAATGGAGATAGAGTTTCCAAGGTTGAAGTAGGTGATGCGTGTGTTGTTTGGGATGAATCAGATCGTCCGCATGAATATAGTTACCTCATTAATACTATTCCAGATCTAATTGGCGGGAGCCATGCATATGAGAGTTGGTTTCCCGGTTTACCATTTACATTGCGGGCGCAATCAAAAACCAAAAATACACTTTCGCCGCTCGTTAATAAGGTAAAAGTAATTGATAGCGCCACTTGGTTATGTGAGATAACTCATCGAAATCTCGCGGTGTTGAATGTTTATCAGTTTGAAAAGCAAGACATGGGCAGTAATTATGTTCATAAAAGCCCCAGATCGCCCAAGTGTTTGAATTTTGGGCCGGCAATGGCCAATCTCTGCTCCCCGCTATTTTCGGCAATAGATCTGAACTCGATAGCCTCAACGCTTTTGCTGAGATATTTTCCTGCACCGACTGACGGTACGGCAGTGGTGGGTGAATTTAATGCGGTGCTAAGGTCAGCATTTGAAAATCTGCGAGATCTTACCCAGCTTTGTGTGAATCAACTATTTTTGCGGGAATGCCACGAGGAGGCGAAGATTCCGCTCTCCCCTCAGGCTGAGTACAAGTCCAATTTGTTTAAGGCACGCGGTAGGTATCCGTTTTTAGAAAGCGAATTTTTCAAGACGGAGTGGCAAGTGTGGCTGTTGTTAGGGCTAGGGTTTGAATATGGCGGCGTTGAGCCTATGGTGTCATCAATTAAAGATGATGCTATTCGCGAGCATATAAGCAAGGTCGAAAATTCCGTGATGAGAAGTTTGTCTGCCATGCCTAAGTTAAATTAG
- a CDS encoding type II toxin-antitoxin system RelE/ParE family toxin: MSKSLQTDEFPLTGKVVAELKDESVREVSLYSYRILYEVKPDGLEVLAVIHKRRNLQPDEIFHEQ; encoded by the coding sequence GTGAGTAAATCACTACAAACGGACGAGTTTCCTCTCACAGGAAAAGTCGTCGCGGAATTAAAGGACGAGTCTGTACGCGAAGTATCCCTTTATTCTTATCGTATTTTGTATGAAGTAAAACCTGATGGCCTTGAGGTACTGGCCGTTATTCACAAACGCCGCAATTTACAACCCGACGAAATTTTCCATGAGCAATAG
- a CDS encoding tryptophan halogenase family protein, whose translation MIKKYVILGGGTAGWMTAAAFARFVSSENAQIVLIESDAIGTVGVGEATIPHIRAFNDMLGIKESHFMQSVNATYKLGIRFTGWGNETSDYYHPFGDHGFPIKGVGFHHYWLGAKNAGAGIAPFDSFSVGNVLAREKKFSYPSANPDDVLSTFSYAYHIDATAYAKLLRTYAEDRVTRIEGQVVTVNKNTETGFIESLTLASGQCVEGDLFIDCSGFRSRLLGQELGVEFQSWKKWLPCDSALAVPTEGNVVMQPYTHSTAKTAGWCWKIPLTHRIGNGHVFSSEFTNSEQALRELEANLSGDMIRDPALIKFEAGVREKTWKNNCIAIGLACGFLEPLESTSIYLVEVAILKLLELLPRDCKNCALEEDEFNRQMENEYLKVRDFIILHYALNDRPEEFWRHCANMTLPNSLQEKIDIFKTTAHVVEYDTGLFMPPSWLAVYLGQGLFPGNLDSRLTESNIHEAIGLIRGMPAHLNQIVSQLGESATSVAAHPPASRMSLYGIRR comes from the coding sequence ATGATTAAAAAATACGTCATTCTTGGTGGTGGAACTGCAGGGTGGATGACAGCTGCCGCCTTTGCTCGTTTTGTCAGTTCGGAGAATGCGCAAATTGTTTTAATCGAATCTGATGCAATCGGAACGGTTGGCGTTGGCGAAGCAACCATTCCGCATATCCGAGCGTTTAACGATATGCTTGGGATCAAAGAATCACATTTTATGCAGTCCGTTAATGCCACCTACAAATTGGGGATCCGATTTACCGGCTGGGGGAATGAGACGAGTGACTACTATCATCCCTTTGGGGATCATGGGTTTCCGATTAAAGGAGTCGGGTTTCATCATTACTGGCTGGGTGCTAAAAACGCTGGGGCAGGCATAGCGCCATTTGACTCATTTTCCGTGGGGAATGTATTGGCCAGAGAAAAAAAATTCAGTTACCCGTCTGCTAACCCGGATGATGTGTTGTCCACTTTTTCTTATGCCTACCATATTGATGCTACCGCTTACGCCAAGCTGCTAAGAACATACGCGGAAGATCGTGTGACTCGAATCGAAGGGCAGGTTGTTACTGTTAATAAAAATACGGAAACTGGTTTTATAGAGTCACTGACGTTAGCTTCCGGTCAATGTGTCGAGGGAGATTTGTTTATTGATTGTAGCGGCTTTCGCTCCAGACTATTAGGGCAAGAGCTGGGTGTTGAGTTTCAGAGTTGGAAAAAATGGTTGCCCTGTGATTCTGCACTCGCGGTACCCACAGAAGGCAATGTAGTCATGCAACCTTATACCCACTCCACGGCGAAAACCGCAGGGTGGTGCTGGAAAATTCCGTTAACGCACCGGATAGGAAATGGTCATGTGTTTTCATCTGAATTTACCAATTCAGAACAGGCATTGCGAGAACTTGAAGCTAATTTGTCCGGGGACATGATCCGGGATCCTGCGTTAATAAAATTTGAAGCTGGCGTTCGCGAAAAAACCTGGAAAAACAACTGTATCGCAATTGGTTTGGCTTGTGGCTTTTTAGAGCCACTTGAGTCGACAAGCATTTATTTGGTTGAAGTAGCAATATTAAAATTATTGGAGCTGCTTCCAAGAGACTGTAAAAATTGTGCGCTAGAAGAAGATGAATTTAATCGGCAGATGGAAAACGAATATTTAAAAGTCAGGGATTTTATTATTCTTCACTACGCATTGAATGATCGACCAGAAGAGTTTTGGCGGCATTGTGCAAATATGACGCTGCCGAATAGTCTTCAGGAAAAAATTGATATTTTTAAAACAACCGCTCATGTTGTGGAGTACGACACAGGCTTGTTTATGCCGCCTAGTTGGTTGGCTGTATATTTGGGGCAAGGGCTTTTTCCTGGTAATTTGGATTCGAGGCTCACTGAAAGTAATATTCACGAAGCAATTGGCTTAATTAGGGGAATGCCAGCTCATCTGAATCAAATAGTTAGTCAGCTCGGCGAATCAGCAACTAGTGTCGCTGCGCATCCGCCTGCGTCTCGTATGAGTTTGTATGGGATTAGACGATAA
- a CDS encoding putative glycoside hydrolase produces the protein MGTSVKSLISFASLGVLLASTVHAQNLNPNHFYMVKGELISRNISLGDPSNWSTALQGREGKSAGGKVEVMPIDFKGKGDAIQIKWSPRKSVQGNFALYGNPIDLSKYKNSASLTIDMRVDVKPDKNVNIGLDCGYPCRADLSINRMIKLMPKGEWFSLPLPLNCFKGDNFDLSKINGPFSISTDGKFTVSITNIRLEKLPAGDNGCTEDKKE, from the coding sequence ATGGGCACATCCGTAAAATCCCTTATTTCCTTCGCCAGCCTTGGAGTGTTACTGGCCTCAACGGTTCATGCACAAAACTTAAACCCCAACCACTTTTATATGGTTAAAGGGGAATTGATCAGCCGCAACATTTCGCTCGGCGACCCGTCTAATTGGAGTACCGCCCTGCAAGGGCGTGAAGGTAAATCAGCCGGAGGCAAAGTTGAGGTCATGCCGATTGATTTCAAAGGCAAAGGCGATGCCATTCAAATTAAATGGTCGCCGCGCAAGAGCGTACAAGGGAACTTTGCACTTTATGGCAACCCAATTGACCTGTCCAAATACAAGAATTCAGCATCGCTTACTATTGATATGCGCGTAGACGTAAAACCGGACAAAAACGTCAATATCGGCTTGGATTGTGGCTACCCTTGTCGGGCCGACTTGAGCATCAACCGCATGATCAAGTTAATGCCAAAGGGCGAATGGTTTTCTTTACCTCTGCCACTCAACTGCTTTAAGGGCGACAATTTTGACCTGAGTAAAATCAATGGTCCGTTTAGTATATCTACTGATGGGAAATTTACCGTAAGCATTACCAACATTCGCTTGGAGAAATTACCGGCAGGTGATAACGGATGCACAGAGGATAAAAAGGAATAA
- a CDS encoding tryptophan halogenase family protein, whose translation MNKNDALDNIKKMVIVGGGTAGWMAAAAFSKFFKNQFCEVVLIESDDIGTIGVGEATIPQIQVFNKSLNIDEDDFIRRTQGSFKLGIEFVNWGGIGESYIHAFGGVGNDMDSIPFYHYWLKLNKQGGSADIGEYCFNSLASRKNKFMRSIDAGNSPLSNIAYAYHFDAGLYARYLREYSEKLGVKRIEGKISNVNLDSDTGYIKSLSLESGQEIDGEFFVDCSGLHALLIGKALGVEYEDWSHWLPCDTAWAVPSEKLDPLPSYTRATAHTAGWQWRIPLQHRTGNGHVFSRRFTDVDTAKKTLLENIQGEILAEPRLIKFLTGRRKQFWHKNCVAVGLSSGFMEPLESTSIHLVQSAIARIMSVFPRKHISQVEIDIYNEQVGFEYERIRDFLILHYKVTNRNDSEFWNYCRQMPVPDSLVQKIEVFKQNAHVHRFNSELFNEISWVEVMLGQGLYPKGYHPLVDVVPQEEFARRLAHIKRVLETAVDYLPAHESFISQHCKAPI comes from the coding sequence ATGAATAAAAATGATGCTTTAGATAATATTAAAAAAATGGTCATCGTCGGTGGTGGCACTGCTGGTTGGATGGCGGCGGCAGCATTTTCAAAATTTTTTAAAAATCAATTTTGTGAAGTTGTATTAATTGAGTCGGATGATATCGGCACTATAGGTGTGGGCGAGGCAACTATTCCTCAAATTCAGGTGTTCAATAAATCATTGAATATCGATGAAGATGATTTTATTCGAAGAACACAAGGGTCATTCAAGTTAGGGATTGAATTTGTTAATTGGGGTGGGATCGGTGAGAGTTATATTCACGCTTTCGGGGGCGTGGGTAATGATATGGACTCAATTCCCTTCTATCACTATTGGTTGAAACTGAATAAGCAGGGTGGGTCTGCTGATATTGGAGAATACTGTTTTAATTCTTTGGCATCCCGAAAAAACAAGTTTATGAGGTCAATTGATGCGGGTAATTCCCCGTTGTCTAACATCGCTTATGCATATCACTTTGATGCGGGCCTTTACGCAAGGTACTTGCGCGAATATTCAGAAAAGCTCGGTGTAAAGCGCATTGAAGGAAAAATTTCCAATGTAAATCTTGATAGCGATACTGGATATATAAAATCGCTCAGTCTGGAGAGTGGACAGGAAATTGACGGGGAGTTTTTTGTTGATTGTTCGGGGCTCCATGCGTTGTTAATCGGCAAAGCGCTCGGCGTTGAATATGAAGATTGGTCCCATTGGTTGCCATGTGATACTGCGTGGGCTGTGCCGAGTGAAAAGCTGGACCCATTGCCATCCTACACTCGTGCAACGGCGCATACTGCTGGTTGGCAGTGGCGTATTCCTTTGCAACATAGAACCGGGAACGGACACGTTTTTTCTCGTCGTTTTACGGATGTCGATACGGCTAAAAAAACGCTTCTGGAAAATATTCAAGGTGAAATCCTGGCTGAACCCAGATTAATTAAGTTTCTTACCGGAAGGCGCAAACAGTTTTGGCATAAAAACTGTGTGGCAGTCGGTCTTTCATCAGGCTTTATGGAGCCGCTGGAGTCTACCAGTATTCATTTGGTGCAAAGTGCCATAGCTAGAATAATGTCGGTATTTCCACGCAAGCACATAAGTCAGGTAGAAATCGACATTTATAATGAGCAAGTTGGTTTTGAGTATGAACGTATTCGTGATTTTTTGATTTTGCACTACAAGGTCACTAACAGAAATGATTCCGAATTTTGGAATTACTGCAGGCAAATGCCGGTGCCTGATAGCCTGGTACAAAAAATTGAAGTGTTTAAACAAAACGCACATGTGCATCGCTTTAATTCGGAATTGTTTAATGAAATTAGCTGGGTAGAGGTGATGTTGGGGCAAGGCTTATATCCGAAGGGCTATCATCCGTTGGTGGATGTAGTACCGCAGGAAGAGTTTGCCAGACGTCTGGCTCATATAAAACGCGTACTTGAGACTGCAGTGGATTATTTGCCAGCGCATGAGTCCTTTATTTCGCAGCATTGTAAGGCTCCAATTTAA
- a CDS encoding TonB-dependent receptor: MVFHKNDKTALQQGVKFKRSMLAMCIMAMSVPVLAQTAEQDEKKDASVEEVVVTGMRSDLQNAQEIKRNSDTFVDAISADDIGSLPDRSVLEAMSRVPGVSIERFAAANDPDHKGVEGSGAVIRGMSQTRSEFNGRDSFTANSGRGLSFQDVPPELMAGVDVYKNQTADMIEGGISGTVSLRTRKPFDQDGRVFSFSADGTYADMTEELTPTVSFLFSDRWDTSAGEFGFLINASDSNLEASSHGAQVDRYEFRRLTGNGIFPGFGYVTNPYTYDGSLVTGGPNSGTPPLNPDTDIGTQGVLIPNGMNMFMKTDTRDRTGIALATQWESSDETLLASFQFMRSDATLAWTENAIKSQMDFNTGTTYGAPGEQYEFDENGVFLSGSLAHMQDGWRGNGQQVPHNASWSSPAVPVFGHRFQTDNRYKEQSTLIDDFGFNLKWTPSDKLEVSLDLQHIKAETEDDDVTLMFMTWAIMDVDLRGKPAVTVLNPWSYAPTSNPTYDKGDEYFSSESSYLYNAAMDHFERSEGNSDAIRIDADYALDGFFTKIKAGVRTAEREQTVRNSAYNWDRLGPLWDNNGSWLDTTELDASFTGDAYQTIDWSDFYRGGIVDIQGAGNKVIHPSDELTQQYRNWGKYFAGMYDANNSDNCNSEWRPADERTEWNGTACVKRDDLNGFFLDGEINTTTETNTAAYVRFDFETELAGLPTTGNIGVRYVRVTNETEGFTTYPLITKSNDLPPNWDPKNVNPAAYNLYDVDGKYEYLGNANNFLTSEVYEFANGIYTPNEAKRTVDDVLPSFNMKVNLTDDQILRVGISKALAYPDIGDLRNYVNIGTADGSTFTYEQPFWGPSNPHPETPVINGVRHASGLPATVKNGDVCMSGTAEVDCGIYDDPKIPDGPLLKDVKLPVTGEVVKMPVYLARDGEEMNEQSIVDGDKVTFMGWQGNSGNPMLMPMESIQYDASWEWYFAQGGSMTVSLFYKDLKNFFINGAYARDFTNPETGVTQTVAIAGPQNGGDGSMKGFELAYQQFYDMLPSPFDGLGVQANYSYIKAEGVPNSNLSSDAGNFAFTGDLGLQGQSDHTANFALMYEKYDWSLRLAYNWRSEYLLTSRDVITGLPVYNDDQGYMDASAFYNITDNIKVGLQAVNLLNTETRTYSKIDSDMMVPRTWFVDDTRYTFVVRANF, translated from the coding sequence ATGGTTTTCCATAAAAACGATAAAACCGCACTACAGCAGGGTGTAAAGTTCAAAAGATCGATGTTGGCGATGTGCATAATGGCGATGAGTGTGCCGGTTCTTGCGCAAACTGCTGAGCAAGATGAGAAAAAAGACGCAAGCGTTGAGGAAGTAGTTGTTACCGGCATGCGTTCAGACTTGCAGAACGCGCAGGAAATCAAACGTAACTCCGACACCTTCGTTGACGCTATTTCTGCTGACGACATTGGTTCGCTTCCCGATCGTAGCGTACTTGAAGCAATGTCTCGTGTTCCTGGTGTATCTATCGAGCGCTTCGCGGCAGCGAATGACCCCGACCATAAAGGTGTAGAGGGTTCGGGTGCGGTGATTCGTGGTATGTCACAAACTCGTTCAGAATTTAACGGCCGTGACTCTTTTACAGCTAACTCCGGTCGCGGTCTGAGTTTCCAAGACGTTCCACCAGAGTTGATGGCAGGAGTTGATGTTTACAAGAATCAGACTGCTGACATGATCGAAGGGGGTATTTCAGGTACTGTAAGTCTGCGTACTCGCAAGCCTTTTGACCAGGACGGTCGCGTATTCTCCTTTTCTGCGGATGGCACTTATGCCGACATGACAGAAGAGTTGACTCCTACTGTTTCGTTTTTGTTCAGTGATCGTTGGGATACTTCCGCAGGCGAATTTGGTTTCCTGATTAACGCTTCTGATTCCAACCTTGAGGCTAGCTCTCATGGTGCTCAGGTTGACCGTTATGAATTCCGTCGTCTTACCGGCAATGGCATTTTCCCTGGATTTGGTTATGTGACTAACCCATATACCTATGACGGTTCTCTGGTAACTGGTGGTCCTAACAGTGGTACTCCTCCACTGAATCCTGACACTGATATTGGAACCCAAGGTGTATTGATCCCCAACGGTATGAACATGTTCATGAAGACTGATACCCGTGATCGTACCGGTATCGCTTTAGCTACCCAGTGGGAAAGCAGTGATGAAACTCTGTTGGCCAGCTTCCAGTTTATGCGTTCAGATGCAACTCTGGCGTGGACTGAGAATGCAATTAAGAGCCAAATGGATTTCAACACCGGCACCACTTACGGTGCTCCAGGTGAGCAGTATGAGTTTGATGAGAATGGTGTATTCCTGAGTGGCTCATTGGCGCACATGCAAGACGGCTGGCGTGGTAATGGCCAGCAAGTGCCGCATAACGCCAGTTGGAGCAGCCCGGCTGTACCAGTATTTGGTCACAGATTCCAAACAGACAACCGTTACAAAGAGCAAAGTACCCTTATTGATGACTTTGGCTTTAACTTGAAGTGGACACCTAGCGATAAGTTAGAAGTGTCACTTGATTTGCAACACATTAAAGCAGAAACAGAAGATGACGACGTCACCTTAATGTTTATGACTTGGGCGATCATGGATGTGGATCTAAGAGGAAAGCCTGCCGTAACCGTGTTAAACCCTTGGTCATATGCACCAACAAGCAACCCTACCTATGACAAGGGTGATGAGTATTTCAGTTCTGAAAGCTCCTATCTGTACAACGCGGCAATGGATCACTTTGAGCGCAGCGAAGGTAATTCTGATGCTATCCGTATCGATGCTGATTATGCGCTGGATGGTTTCTTTACCAAAATTAAAGCGGGTGTCCGCACCGCTGAGCGTGAGCAAACAGTGCGCAACTCTGCGTATAACTGGGATCGTTTGGGTCCGTTGTGGGATAACAATGGTAGTTGGCTTGATACAACAGAGCTCGATGCCTCATTTACCGGCGATGCTTACCAAACGATTGATTGGAGCGACTTCTACCGTGGCGGTATTGTAGATATTCAAGGTGCTGGTAATAAAGTTATTCATCCGAGTGATGAGTTGACTCAGCAGTACAGAAACTGGGGTAAATACTTCGCGGGTATGTATGACGCAAATAACTCTGATAACTGTAACTCCGAGTGGCGCCCAGCAGATGAGCGTACCGAATGGAATGGTACCGCGTGTGTCAAGAGAGATGATCTGAATGGTTTCTTCCTGGATGGTGAAATCAATACCACCACTGAAACCAATACCGCTGCTTACGTGCGTTTCGATTTCGAAACCGAGCTGGCCGGTTTGCCTACCACAGGTAACATTGGTGTTCGCTATGTGCGTGTAACTAACGAGACCGAGGGATTTACTACCTATCCTCTGATTACCAAAAGCAATGATTTACCTCCAAATTGGGACCCTAAAAACGTCAATCCCGCAGCTTATAATTTGTATGATGTGGATGGGAAGTACGAATACTTAGGCAACGCCAACAATTTCTTGACTAGTGAAGTTTATGAATTTGCAAACGGGATTTACACGCCAAATGAGGCTAAACGCACCGTTGATGATGTGTTGCCAAGCTTCAACATGAAAGTCAACCTGACGGACGATCAAATCCTTCGCGTGGGCATATCCAAAGCGCTTGCTTATCCGGATATTGGCGATCTGAGAAACTACGTAAATATTGGTACTGCCGATGGTTCAACCTTCACCTATGAGCAGCCGTTCTGGGGGCCAAGTAATCCTCACCCAGAAACGCCGGTAATAAATGGTGTTCGCCATGCTTCAGGGCTTCCTGCAACCGTGAAAAACGGTGATGTTTGTATGAGTGGTACAGCGGAAGTTGACTGTGGCATTTATGATGATCCTAAAATACCTGATGGCCCGTTGTTAAAAGACGTGAAATTACCTGTAACTGGCGAGGTCGTTAAAATGCCGGTGTACCTCGCAAGAGATGGCGAGGAAATGAACGAGCAGAGCATTGTAGATGGGGACAAAGTGACCTTCATGGGCTGGCAGGGTAACTCTGGCAACCCAATGTTGATGCCAATGGAGTCAATTCAGTACGATGCGTCTTGGGAGTGGTACTTCGCTCAAGGTGGTTCTATGACTGTGTCCTTGTTCTACAAAGACCTGAAGAACTTCTTCATTAATGGCGCCTACGCGCGTGATTTCACCAACCCGGAGACTGGTGTTACCCAAACGGTTGCTATTGCTGGTCCGCAAAACGGCGGCGATGGTTCAATGAAAGGCTTCGAGCTGGCATATCAGCAGTTCTACGATATGTTGCCTTCGCCGTTTGATGGTTTAGGTGTTCAGGCAAACTACTCCTATATCAAAGCGGAAGGTGTGCCTAACTCCAACTTGAGTAGTGACGCAGGTAACTTTGCGTTTACCGGTGATTTGGGCTTGCAAGGTCAGTCCGATCACACTGCGAACTTCGCATTGATGTATGAAAAGTATGATTGGTCTTTGCGTCTGGCTTATAACTGGCGTTCAGAGTATTTGCTCACCTCGCGTGACGTAATTACTGGGCTGCCAGTGTACAACGATGATCAGGGTTATATGGATGCGTCAGCTTTCTATAACATCACTGACAATATCAAAGTTGGTCTCCAGGCTGTTAACTTGCTGAATACAGAAACCCGTACTTATTCGAAGATCGATTCGGATATGATGGTTCCTCGTACTTGGTTCGTAGACGATACCCGTTATACTTTCGTTGTAAGAGCAAACTTCTAA